Within the Clostridium scatologenes genome, the region GTGAAATTCAAATACGTACTATTGCAATGGATTGTTGGGCAAGTTTAGAGCATCAGTTAAAATACAAAAAAAATATTCCCAATGAAAAAATGATCGCTGAAGAATTAAAACGATGTGCAGACGAAATTGCCTCAACAGATTTGAATTTGCAGACTATTTCAGATATGATAAAAGAAATACAACATAAAAATGGAGAGGATACATATGAGAATCTTACTTGCTGAAGATGAAAAGGAATTGTCAAATGCTTTAGTTGCCATTTTAAAACATAACAATTATTCAGTAGATGCTGTATATAATGGAGCTGATGCATTAGAATACGGCTTGTCTCAAAATTACGATGTAATTATCTTAGATATTATGATGCCAAAAATGAACGGACTTGAAACACTAGAAAACTTAAGAAAAAAAGGAATACATACACCTATTTTGATGCTTACTGCAAAGGCTGAAATTGAGGATAGAATTGTTGGACTAGATGCAGGAGCAGATGATTATTTAAGTAAACCTTTTGCTATGGGAGAATTACTGGCTAGAGTTCGTGCTATGACCAGGCGAAAATCAGAATTCACACCAAACTTAATTAAAATTGGTAACATCAGTCTTAATAAGGAAAACTATGAGCTATCAAATGAAAAATCCTCACTAAGACTTGGTAATAAGGAATTTCAAATGCTTGAAATGTTAATGAGCAATCCAAAATGTTTAATTTCTACAGAACAGTTTATGGAAAGAATTTGGGGATATGATGCTGAAGCTGAAATCAATGTGGTATGGGTATACATTTCTTATCTGCGAAAAAAATTAGCATCCTTAAATGCTAATATAAAAATCAAGGCAGGAAGAGGTGTTGGATATAAATTGGAGGAAATTAAATGATAAAAAAATTACAGAGAAAATTTATTATGATTACAATGGGTTCATTAGCTTTGGTTATGGTAATTCTTCTTGATTCCATTAATACAACTAATCTTTATCAGATAGACCGTAAAATAAATGGTGCTCT harbors:
- a CDS encoding response regulator transcription factor, with protein sequence MRILLAEDEKELSNALVAILKHNNYSVDAVYNGADALEYGLSQNYDVIILDIMMPKMNGLETLENLRKKGIHTPILMLTAKAEIEDRIVGLDAGADDYLSKPFAMGELLARVRAMTRRKSEFTPNLIKIGNISLNKENYELSNEKSSLRLGNKEFQMLEMLMSNPKCLISTEQFMERIWGYDAEAEINVVWVYISYLRKKLASLNANIKIKAGRGVGYKLEEIK